The following are from one region of the Arachis duranensis cultivar V14167 chromosome 10, aradu.V14167.gnm2.J7QH, whole genome shotgun sequence genome:
- the LOC107469356 gene encoding uncharacterized protein LOC107469356 has protein sequence MASSSLGIACGGNSRLAAANLRMKDRCCFASPCSVVIGDLARSTACKGRISIASAAPTAARGAVVENRMSIEPFGKREDSNKGGGRDAAAVLEAQERLDTWMRDSVVEIVKNLKDAPLLVQIFSKRKGEETTTSTTTEKQVVVEDWPAVKQRWESGETPVPEGVIFVEEIGGEDEAEDGGSDTERTTRAWGIVVQGKGVGCGPVCYLLKTSRVGSGPGSGMGLCSIHFCLVRVKSFRESVESQLKNCWLLQSQWQ, from the coding sequence ATGGCGTCGTCATCTCTCGGCATTGCTTGCGGCGGAAACAGCCGCCTTGCCGCCGCTAACTTGAGAATGAAGGATCGGTGTTGTTTTGCCTCGCCGTGTTCCGTCGTGATCGGAGACCTGGCGCGCTCCACGGCGTGTAAGGGGAGGATCTCGATTGCTTCGGCGGCGCCAACGGCGGCTAGGGGGGCGGTGGTGGAGAATCGGATGAGCATTGAGCCGTTCGGGAAGAGAGAGGATTCTAATAAGGGAGGAGGCCGTGACGCCGCCGCCGTCTTGGAGGCGCAGGAGAGGCTGGACACGTGGATGAGGGATTCAGTGGTGGAAATCGTGAAGAATCTGAAGGACGCGCCGCTTCTGGTGCAGATTTTTTCTAagagaaagggagaagaaaccACCACATCGACGACGACGGAGAAGCAGGTGGTTGTGGAGGATTGGCCAGCGGTGAAGCAACGGTGGGAGTCAGGGGAGACGCCGGTGCCAGAAGGAGTCATCTTCGTGGAGGAGATCGGAGGGGAGGATGAGGCGGAGGACGGCGGTTCCGATACAGAAAGAACAACAAGAGCGTGGGGGATCGTAGTTCAGGGGAAAGGCGTAGGGTGCGGGCCGGTTTGCTACCTCTTGAAAACGAGCCGGGTCGGATCTGGTCCTGGATCGGGCATGGGCTTGTGTTCGATCCATTTTTGTTTGGTTCGGGTGAAGAGCTTCAGAGAAAGCGTGGAGTCTCAGCTGAAGAATTGTTGGTTGCTACAGAGTCAGTGGCAGTAG